The following coding sequences lie in one Rutidosis leptorrhynchoides isolate AG116_Rl617_1_P2 chromosome 4, CSIRO_AGI_Rlap_v1, whole genome shotgun sequence genomic window:
- the LOC139845354 gene encoding probable carbohydrate esterase At4g34215 encodes MGIFSSTLKPKTTNAKKQIFILSGQSNMAGRGGVRIDIGVWNGLVPYECQPDPSKIRRLNANLNWETAHVPLHADIDITKTCGVGPGMSFANAIKDHITGVIHLVPCAVGGTAISQWAKGEKLYENMVWRAKAAVKKGGEIKAMLWYQGGNDTTSIEKATSYKTNMENLIHNIRSDLGLPSLPIIQVAVESCFVPELLPIVREAQKSINLPNVICIDSLGLALKHDNLHLTTGAQVKLGHMFADAYLTNFVEPFAHVVGGEFTSCYNCCC; translated from the exons ATGGGAATATTCAGTTCCACCCTCAAACCAAAAACCACCAACGCCAAGAAACAAATCTTCATATTATCTGGTCAGAGCAACATGGCCGGTCGAGGTGGCGTTAGGATCGATATTGGTGTTTGGAACGGCTTAGTTCCGTACGAATGCCAACCCGATCCATCCAAAATCCGCAGACTAAACGCTAACTTAAATTGGGAAACTGCACATGTGCCACTTCATGCTGACATCGACATAACAAAAACATGTGGTGTTGGCCCTGGTATGTCGTTTGCTAATGCCATAAAAGATCACATAACGGGGGTAATACATTTAGTCCCGTGCGCGGTAGGTGGGACCGCCATTAGCCAATGGGCCAAAGGTGAAAAGTTGTATGAAAATATGGTGTGGAGAGCGAAAGCAGCAGTAAAGAAGGGCGGTGAGATTAAAGCGATGCTTTGGTATCAAGGAGGGAATGATACAACATCGATTGAGAAGGCTACTTCATATAAAACTAATATGGAGAATTTGATTCATAATATACGTTCAGATTTAGGATTACCATCACTACCAATAATTCAG GTTGCAGTTGAATCTTGTTTTGTCCCGGAATTACTACCAATAGTAAGAGAAGCCCAGAAATCGATTAATCTACCGAATGTGATATGTATTGATTCATTGGGATTGGCGCTAAAACATGATAACCTTCATTTGACAACGGGTGCTCAAGTTAAACTTGGGCACATGTTTGCCGATGCTTATCTCACCAATTTCGTTGAACCATTTGCTCATGTTGTTGGTGGCGAGTTCACTTCGTGTTATAATTGTTGCTGCTAA